The Phyllopteryx taeniolatus isolate TA_2022b chromosome 19, UOR_Ptae_1.2, whole genome shotgun sequence genome includes the window TTTGATTTGAACAGATGTTCATTTTTGAGTAAAATGTATTACATGGAACACTTGGGTGCTGTGGCAGTTGATCACTTGAAGTCAATTTTCAGTCAtgctttaaatttttgtttttggggtgaaGGTCTCCTGGCAGCAAAAGAAGTGGAAATTGCTGTTGGCGTGGGAAAGGTTTCACTGGACAAACCTGAAGGGCTCAAAACAAAGTCGGGCAGTCATCACAATGTGAGGAAAAACCTCCAGCATGATATGAGAAATGACCATAATGTGGATCACAATGTGAGCAACAGCCATCAGCAGGAAAACTTGAGCTACAACCAAAAGAGTGACTCGAGTGACAAGGTGAGTCATGGCCACCAAGACTACGCCTTGAGCCAAAACCTGAGCAGCAAGGGTCACCAGGATGACTCTTTTAGCCACAACATCAGCAGCAAGGGCCACCAGGACTATGCCTTGAGCCACGACCAGATGAGCCAAAACATGAGCAAGGGCTACCAGGATGACTCTTTTAGCCATGACCACATGACCCCCAAGGGCTACCAGGATGACTCAGACTACCAGAACGATGCCTTTAGTCACAAGAATGATAACATAAGCAGCAACGGCCACCAGGACTATGCCTTGAGCCACAATCAGATGAGCCAAAACATGAGCAAGGGTCACCAGGATGACTCTTTTAGCCACAACATCAGCAGGAGCAAGGGCCACCAGGACTATGCCTTGAGCCACGACCAGATGAGCCAAAACATGAGCAAGGGACACCAGGATGACTCCTTTAGCCACGACCATATGAGCCAAAACATGACTCCCAAGGGCTACCAGGATGACTCGGACTACCAGAATGATGCCTTTAGTCACAAGAATGATAACATGAGCAGCAAGGGCCACCAGGACTATGCCTTGAGCCAAAACATGAGCAAGGGCCACCAGGACTATGCCTTGAGCCGTGACCAGATGAGCCAAAACATGAGCAAGGGACACCAGGATGACTCCTTTAGCCACGACCATATGAGCCAAAACATGACTCCCAAGGGCTACCAGGATGACTCGGACTACCAGAATGATGCCTTTAGTCACAAGAATGATAACATGAGCAGCAAGGGCCACCAGGACTATGCCTTGAGCCAAAACATGAGCAAGGGCCACCAGGACTATGCCTTGAGCCGCGATCAGATGAGCCAAAACATGAGCAAGGGTCACCAGGATGATTCCTTTAGCCAAAACATTAGCAGCAAGGGCTACCAGGATGACTCAGACTACCAGAACGATGCCTTTCGTCACAAGAGTGATTACATGAGCAGTAAGGGCCACCAGGGTGACTAAATGAGCAGCAGCCACAAGAAGGACCAACTACCTGAATGGGCCATGATGACTTGACAGATTGTGTATAGGTTGTATGTATGTGGTTTCATTGCATTATTGAAGGCACAGAAGCGCTCTAAAATGTTCATggatttactaaataaaactcTTTACCTTGAAACTTGTACTGTTTTTTGCTCAAGTGCTGTCTAGAAATGTACATCAAAATTGTAATGTTGAGGGGGAAAACTGGTTCAACTAAAGAACTCTTGCAGAATAAGCATTGGGTTTGTTTAGACAAGAGAAGTTTCTTATATTCCAGGGTCtggtatttatatatatatatatatataaataaaaaaaaatctccattgTACTTTAAGTCCAATTTAATTGGTTTGTCTTGGTATTTCAAGCAACTTAAAAATGGGCTTTATTTGAGTTGGGTTAATTCATGAAACTTGcctgaggtcgggtcgtgggggcagtagctttagcagggacgccgagacttccctctccccacccacttcatccagctcttccagtggggatcccaaggcgttcccagaccagccgaaggacggcgtctctccagcgtgtcctgggtcgtccccgaggtcttctcccggtgggacgtgaccggaacacctcaccagggaggcgtctgggagacatccgaatcagatgtccATCAGATAACCATATATTTGAAATATGGAAAGGCAGCACGTAGGCCCAAGGTTTGGAGACCTCCATCTCCCAGTAGTGCTGGCTGTGTTTGAAGCCCTGGCTGCATAGCACTTGCCAGGTCTAATCAAAGCGGGATTCGTGTTCTACCACTGGACGCAGACCCGAAGTCAGGTGCTGCACTCTGCGGTTCTCTTGGGACAAAACCAAATTGCCATTGGCTGTGCTGGGGTCACATGTCAGGGAGCACCTGTCTGGAGTGAAGGAGACAGGAAATTCATGGTTTTACTAATCACAGGTCTTGAAGTGGatacattatgtaaatttttttcttttgtctacaATTAGTTGATTCTATGGAGTGCCTTCCCACGTATCAGATGTCAACATAAACACccaagaaaatattttcaagctGTTATCTGCCTAGTTCctaaaatatgtctgtgagcGAGTCATTATTCATTTATGATGTCACAACTGACGATGTGCCTGCTTCAAACTTTTCACACTAAGTACCAACTCAATAAAGTCCTGCCGTAAATGTCCAACAATAGCATTGTAGGCCTAAGTATTCTTCAAAAATgtagaggttttattcctaaaaagtacattaacGGCCAAAATGCAAAACCTTTCTAAAGGATTTTCTGATTGGCAGATTGCACCTTGACGAAGAGCATTATGAAAGAGAACAGCAAGGTTGTTTTTGAGGGAGGAGgttttacttttgtaaaattatgcacagttttaacatgaacactgcatttcagaatcagaatcatctttatttgccaagtatgtccaagaaacacacaaggaatttgtctccggtagttggagccgctcgagtacgacaacagacagtcaattgacagagaacacttttgtgacataaagacattgacaaaaaaaaaaaacagtcactgagcaataaagggttgctagttttctggtaatgtacatttttatttttattttttttaattttttttgacaatcgtGCAAAAGATACAGAGTCCTCtatcacttagagcagttcgaaagactaatattgcaagtccggtgcaatgaccattgtgcaaagggcgccaagacttcaaggagtgtatgcagtttaaagtgacgagtagtgcgataatctgggacaatctcaattgtgcaaatgttgcagatactcctcaatcagtgtgcaaatggagcagatgctactctggcatgagtggccagtattgttcaacaacagatatgcaaatagtgcagcgtggcgagactactacagtgagtgcacaagtaatatataattggccccacagaaatgtgacaacgaactcaagtcaaaaaattgccagcatgttgtaattgaattataggttaggtgtttaagaagttgatcgcaagagggaagaagctgttggaatgtctactagttctagtttgcattgatcggtagcacctacctgagggaaggagctggaagagctggtgaccggggtggggagggtccgagaggattttgcatgcccttgtcttagttctggcagcgtgcaagtcctcaagggtgggtaggggggtaccgacaatcctttcagcagttttgattgtctgttgcagtcggagtttgtccttttttgtagcagcaccaaaccagactgtgatggaagaacacaggactgattcgatgaccgctgtgtagaactgcctcagcagctcctgtggcaggccgtgcttttaCGGAAGCCGTAGGAAGTagatcctctgctgggcctttttgaagacggagttgatgttggtcctgagagactgtaattcccaggaacttgtaGGTCTCGAccgttgacacaaggcagctggacaacgtgaggggcagctgtggcgaaggatgcctcctgaagtccacgatcatctctacagtcttgagcgtgttcagctccaggttgtgtcggccgcaccacagctccagccgctccacatcctgtcgatatgcagactcgtcaccgtccttgatgagcccgatgacagtggtgttatctgcaaacttcaggagtttgacagccgggtgcgctgaggtgcaggcgttcgtgtagagagagaagagcagcggagagaggacacaaccttggggcgccccagtgctgatgctgcgtgtggatgaggtggtctctcccagcctcacctgctgtgtcctgcccgtcaggaagctgtaaatccactggcagatggcaggtgagacgctgagctggagaagcttggatgaaaggagttcagggatgatggtgttgaaagctgagttgaagtccacgaacaggatcttcgtgtaggtccctgcactgtcgaggtgttttaggatgaagtgcagtcccatgttgactgcatcatccgcagacctgttcgctcggtaggcaaactgcaggggtccagTAGGGGACCTGCGACGCTcctgaggtggtccagcacgagacgttcaaaggactttataaccacagatgtcaaggcgacaggcctgtagtcatttagacccgagattgtaggtttcttggggactggaatgatggtggagcgtttgaaacaggatggtacttcgcacagttccagagatctgagtgaagactggcacgagctggtccgcacagactttgaggcaggatggggacacaaggtctgggcctgccactttgttaatcttttgttgtttgaa containing:
- the LOC133469656 gene encoding filaggrin-like isoform X2, with translation MAAFWLVLAFAVLIAEGFSLQAGTTQAESDTEWMETLGLLAAKEVEIAVGVGKVSLDKPEGLKTKSGSHHNVRKNLQHDMRNDHNVDHNVSNSHQQENLSYNQKSDSSDKVSHGHQDYALSQNLSSKGHQDDSFSHNISSKGHQDYALSHDQMSQNMSKGYQDDSFSHDHMTPKGYQDDSDYQNDAFSHKNDNISSNGHQDYALSHNQMSQNMSKGHQDDSFSHNISRSKGHQDYALSHDQMSQNMSKGHQDDSFSHDHMSQNMTPKGYQDDSDYQNDAFSHKNDNMSSKGHQDYALSQNMSKGHQDYALSRDQMSQNMSKGHQDDSFSHDHMSQNMTPKGYQDDSDYQNDAFSHKNDNMSSKGHQDYALSQNMSKGHQDYALSRDQMSQNMSKGHQDDSFSQNISSKGYQDDSDYQNDAFRHKSDYMSSKGHQGD
- the LOC133469656 gene encoding filaggrin-like isoform X1; this encodes MAAFWLVLAFAVLIAEGFSLQAGTTQAESDTEWMETLDVSPEDVSLKRAFELLQSLDSVFALHAKEGLLAAKEVEIAVGVGKVSLDKPEGLKTKSGSHHNVRKNLQHDMRNDHNVDHNVSNSHQQENLSYNQKSDSSDKVSHGHQDYALSQNLSSKGHQDDSFSHNISSKGHQDYALSHDQMSQNMSKGYQDDSFSHDHMTPKGYQDDSDYQNDAFSHKNDNISSNGHQDYALSHNQMSQNMSKGHQDDSFSHNISRSKGHQDYALSHDQMSQNMSKGHQDDSFSHDHMSQNMTPKGYQDDSDYQNDAFSHKNDNMSSKGHQDYALSQNMSKGHQDYALSRDQMSQNMSKGHQDDSFSHDHMSQNMTPKGYQDDSDYQNDAFSHKNDNMSSKGHQDYALSQNMSKGHQDYALSRDQMSQNMSKGHQDDSFSQNISSKGYQDDSDYQNDAFRHKSDYMSSKGHQGD